A region of Candidatus Endomicrobium procryptotermitis DNA encodes the following proteins:
- a CDS encoding flavodoxin family protein, with translation MKVLLINGSPREKGCTYTALAEIAKTLNVEAIETEIFHIGNKAVQGCTACGKCLDGSRRCIFNDGVNEVLKKADEIDGLIIGSPVHYASASGTISSFLDRMFYASSGAFAYKPGASIVCARRAGTTATLDQLNKYFAISSMPVVSSQYWNMVHGNAPSDVLKDLEGMQVMRVLGRNMAWMLKCFEAGKKAGIKIPPPEPKRERTNFIRS, from the coding sequence ATGAAGGTACTGCTTATTAACGGAAGTCCCAGAGAAAAGGGCTGCACATACACTGCTCTTGCCGAAATTGCCAAAACTTTAAATGTAGAAGCAATAGAAACCGAAATTTTTCATATAGGAAATAAAGCAGTGCAGGGCTGTACGGCATGCGGAAAATGTTTAGACGGTTCAAGACGTTGCATTTTTAATGACGGTGTAAATGAAGTTCTTAAAAAGGCTGATGAAATTGACGGGCTTATCATTGGTTCTCCAGTGCATTATGCTTCGGCTTCGGGAACGATAAGTTCTTTTTTAGACAGAATGTTTTACGCTTCTTCCGGAGCGTTTGCGTATAAGCCAGGTGCTTCTATAGTTTGTGCAAGACGCGCTGGAACTACTGCAACTTTAGACCAGCTTAATAAATATTTTGCCATATCTTCAATGCCAGTTGTTTCTTCTCAATATTGGAACATGGTGCACGGTAATGCGCCGTCAGACGTTTTAAAAGATTTGGAAGGAATGCAGGTAATGCGCGTTTTGGGAAGAAATATGGCATGGATGTTAAAATGTTTTGAAGCCGGTAAAA